From Saprospiraceae bacterium, one genomic window encodes:
- a CDS encoding AraC family transcriptional regulator — protein sequence MKNRNSKKNNEILNISTLEMFERLINRDAKHYDIDLMVMPGTLEDKHKNCETIPALRRQFNLIYLLLEGEHDVRLGADHLQLKPNDLVIVPENTLYASDHIKDCKGYCIHFKSEFLKPQLTKPLAEEFPYFHFDAPHIINLSQIESELIQSAFAQILDEYKRFSAEKNFLLCNLILILLYRVREIYRIHVREISKNYSRKEQLANSFKLLVEKQFVELRTVQQYADLMHISAKHLSEVVRETFGRPPLQMIHDILLLEAKVQLGSTDRSVSEIAYELKFDDPSHFTHFIKRKTGLSPQDFRKKL from the coding sequence ATGAAAAATAGAAACTCAAAAAAGAACAATGAAATACTTAATATTTCTACTTTGGAAATGTTTGAGCGACTAATCAACAGAGATGCAAAACATTATGACATTGATCTTATGGTGATGCCAGGAACATTGGAAGACAAGCATAAAAATTGCGAAACGATACCTGCTCTAAGAAGACAGTTTAATTTGATTTACTTGCTGCTGGAGGGTGAACATGATGTTCGCCTGGGTGCCGATCACCTCCAGCTAAAACCCAATGACCTGGTTATTGTTCCTGAAAATACTCTATATGCCAGCGATCACATTAAAGATTGTAAGGGGTATTGCATTCATTTCAAATCAGAATTTTTGAAGCCTCAACTGACTAAACCTCTTGCCGAAGAATTTCCCTATTTTCATTTTGATGCCCCTCATATTATCAATCTTTCACAAATTGAAAGTGAATTGATTCAATCTGCATTTGCACAAATTCTAGATGAATACAAACGATTTTCAGCAGAGAAGAATTTTCTCCTATGCAATCTGATACTCATATTACTTTATAGAGTTCGTGAAATTTACCGGATTCATGTAAGAGAAATAAGTAAAAATTACAGTAGAAAAGAGCAACTGGCCAATTCTTTTAAATTGCTTGTTGAAAAGCAATTTGTGGAATTGCGTACAGTCCAACAATATGCTGATTTGATGCATATCTCTGCAAAGCACCTTTCTGAAGTGGTTAGGGAGACTTTCGGACGCCCACCTTTACAAATGATCCATGATATTTTATTGCTTGAGGCAAAGGTGCAGCTGGGCTCGACGGATCGATCGGTTTCGGAGATCGCTTACGAGTTGAAATTTGACGACCCATCCCATTTTACCCACTTTATTAAAAGGAAAACTGGCTTATCGCCACAGGATTTTAGAAAGAAGCTCTGA
- a CDS encoding thioredoxin family protein — protein sequence MLNLAYKIALTGFASVLFFIGMGNILYAQSNNIEWLSWEQMESMMKKQKRKVIVDIYTDRCSWCKRMDQTTFQDPAVIKALSKDYYAVKLNADYREDIVFKDRVFKYVTYGKRGCHQLALEITQNNLSFPTFVFMDENLDVIQPIPGYLDSKTFEIIASYFYGNHHKSTPFQVYEESYKASNNTPAKSNPALKTVNHRKE from the coding sequence ATGTTGAATTTGGCTTACAAAATAGCATTGACTGGATTTGCTTCTGTGCTTTTCTTTATTGGGATGGGCAATATATTGTATGCCCAATCGAACAACATCGAGTGGCTGAGTTGGGAGCAAATGGAGTCCATGATGAAAAAGCAAAAAAGGAAGGTCATTGTGGATATATATACTGATCGTTGCTCCTGGTGCAAAAGAATGGACCAGACGACCTTTCAGGATCCGGCAGTCATTAAAGCTTTGTCAAAGGATTACTATGCCGTCAAACTAAATGCCGATTACAGAGAAGATATTGTTTTCAAGGACCGTGTGTTTAAATACGTCACGTATGGAAAGAGAGGTTGTCACCAACTTGCTCTTGAAATTACACAGAACAATCTTTCCTTCCCCACTTTTGTTTTTATGGATGAAAATCTAGATGTTATACAGCCGATTCCGGGTTATCTAGATTCAAAGACTTTTGAAATCATTGCCAGTTATTTCTATGGCAACCACCATAAATCAACTCCTTTCCAGGTTTATGAAGAAAGTTACAAAGCTTCGAACAATACCCCGGCTAAATCCAATCCGGCTCTCAAAACGGTAAACCACCGAAAAGAATAA
- the ribD gene encoding bifunctional diaminohydroxyphosphoribosylaminopyrimidine deaminase/5-amino-6-(5-phosphoribosylamino)uracil reductase RibD, whose product MQDNHDIYFKYCLELARRSSMTKTNPSVGALLRYEDQVIGEGWHGVFGGPHAEVNAIRSVPQALRKYIPLSTMYISLEPCNHFGKTPPCTDLILQSGIKNVMIGCTDPNPKMSGKSIQYLESKGVQIQLADNPADFLKLIHPFYIRQSLLRPYIILKWAESLDGLIGRENEKVKISNAISDILVHKWRSQVDGILVGSKTYINDIPQLNVRHWTGGHPKKYIISHSQNISEFTTLPYPGLNIVQSLKKVYEEEACGSLLVEGGRETLQYFIDRELWDEARIVKNHGLELKSGISAPLLRGKLEASWSFLSDDWFVIKP is encoded by the coding sequence ATGCAAGATAATCATGATATATATTTTAAATATTGTCTGGAATTGGCCAGAAGAAGTTCTATGACCAAAACCAATCCCAGTGTTGGGGCTCTTTTGCGGTACGAAGACCAGGTGATCGGTGAGGGATGGCATGGGGTATTTGGCGGCCCGCATGCGGAAGTCAATGCCATTAGAAGTGTTCCACAAGCACTCAGAAAATACATTCCATTATCCACCATGTACATCAGTCTGGAACCTTGCAATCATTTTGGCAAGACGCCACCTTGTACAGATTTGATCTTGCAAAGTGGCATTAAAAATGTCATGATTGGTTGCACAGATCCCAATCCTAAAATGTCAGGAAAAAGTATACAATACTTAGAAAGCAAGGGTGTCCAAATACAACTCGCAGACAATCCTGCTGATTTTCTTAAGCTGATCCATCCTTTCTATATCCGTCAAAGCTTGCTGAGGCCATACATCATACTAAAATGGGCAGAATCCTTGGATGGGCTGATTGGCCGAGAAAATGAGAAAGTTAAAATTTCCAATGCCATATCAGATATTCTGGTTCACAAATGGCGATCCCAAGTAGATGGAATACTCGTGGGCTCTAAAACATACATCAACGATATACCACAGCTCAATGTCAGGCATTGGACTGGAGGACATCCGAAGAAATACATCATTTCTCATTCACAAAACATTTCTGAATTTACCACTTTACCATACCCCGGCCTAAATATAGTACAGAGTTTAAAGAAAGTGTATGAAGAAGAAGCCTGCGGATCTTTGTTGGTAGAGGGTGGCAGAGAAACTTTACAATATTTCATTGATCGGGAATTGTGGGACGAGGCCAGAATTGTAAAAAATCACGGTTTGGAATTGAAAAGCGGAATATCTGCTCCTCTCTTAAGAGGCAAATTAGAGGCATCCTGGAGTTTTCTGTCAGATGATTGGTTTGTCATCAAGCCTTGA
- a CDS encoding UpxY family transcription antiterminator — protein sequence MWFVIRVKPRQDAKTSRFLHTIGMEHYLPGKKELARNKDLIKEKIKPVLSPYMFVKCRPGERTKVYDGGSVLDFLKDNGKPVQVSQEEIDRLRQICDGCFDAIWSRDPIKVGDAVEVIAGAMKGVQGLAIQEHGRWNMYVLIESLGRYVRFSIARSLLRRLKFVNE from the coding sequence TTGTGGTTCGTTATTCGGGTTAAACCCCGTCAGGATGCCAAAACTTCCAGGTTTTTGCACACAATTGGTATGGAGCATTACCTGCCAGGAAAGAAAGAATTGGCTAGGAATAAGGACCTCATTAAAGAAAAAATCAAACCCGTTCTTAGCCCTTATATGTTTGTTAAATGCAGGCCTGGAGAAAGAACTAAGGTTTACGACGGAGGATCGGTGCTTGATTTTTTAAAAGACAATGGTAAGCCAGTTCAAGTTAGTCAGGAGGAAATCGATCGGTTACGGCAAATTTGTGATGGCTGCTTTGATGCGATTTGGAGTAGAGATCCGATAAAAGTGGGTGATGCTGTTGAGGTAATCGCGGGAGCTATGAAAGGTGTGCAAGGTTTGGCAATACAAGAGCATGGAAGGTGGAATATGTATGTTTTGATTGAATCTTTGGGGCGATACGTCAGATTCAGCATTGCCCGTTCCCTCTTGAGACGATTAAAATTTGTAAATGAGTGA
- a CDS encoding sterol desaturase family protein produces the protein MSIQVFIQQVLYEYSYFTLFGLSFVYFFGLYFGLAPLFKVSCEYLASKNLLTRIIQKEVTDRQISDEKRHSFVSILIFGTSIIPVIYLIRMGVASLLPNTFLNVMAGILLLILWNEVHFFIVHRTMHLNFFMKNFHYIHHQSRIPTVYSVYSFHWLEAFLLSTVPLTFMLLFPIAIWSIFIYPLISILLNYSGHCNHRFGSGKGWSMLLFGTLHNEHHAKGRKNYGFASNALDELNAWLKSKF, from the coding sequence ATGTCAATTCAAGTCTTTATACAGCAAGTCCTCTATGAATACAGTTATTTTACCCTTTTTGGATTGAGTTTTGTTTATTTTTTTGGACTTTACTTTGGATTAGCACCATTGTTTAAAGTTAGTTGCGAATATTTGGCTTCAAAGAATTTACTCACCAGAATTATACAAAAGGAAGTGACGGATCGCCAAATTTCAGATGAAAAAAGACATTCCTTTGTTTCCATTCTAATCTTTGGCACTTCAATTATCCCCGTGATTTATCTGATCAGAATGGGTGTGGCCAGTTTATTGCCAAATACTTTTTTAAATGTGATGGCCGGGATCCTCTTACTAATATTGTGGAATGAAGTCCATTTTTTTATCGTGCACCGGACCATGCATTTGAATTTTTTTATGAAGAACTTCCATTATATTCATCATCAGTCAAGGATTCCTACCGTTTATTCGGTGTATAGCTTCCACTGGTTGGAAGCTTTCCTGTTAAGTACGGTGCCATTGACTTTCATGCTACTTTTTCCCATCGCTATATGGTCTATTTTTATTTATCCTTTAATCAGTATTCTCCTTAATTATTCAGGTCATTGCAACCATCGATTTGGGAGTGGGAAGGGTTGGAGTATGCTGCTCTTTGGAACCTTGCACAATGAACATCACGCGAAAGGAAGAAAGAATTATGGTTTCGCGAGCAATGCATTGGATGAATTAAACGCCTGGTTGAAATCTAAATTTTAA
- a CDS encoding T9SS type A sorting domain-containing protein: MKIIVKNLFILFVWWCAETIMAQNLLIEDFLYDPVDSLENQGSWFRSGSNTEYNIKVVSVGLNYSDYVGSGKGNSCLIENSGNGDVLLHNLKSKVESGDLYMSFMFRTDSLAATMTEGYPICFDQGGPATNNNTRLFIKRESDAIFQLGVSKYGESTSYINANFEIGKTYLIVLKYSYLAGTDNDVSSLYVFETGIPALEPAQPDASNNHGEDMPDQGQISLSNNYAQSGLEGCKIFIDGIRVGTSWETSVLSMISSLESNHDKDQLAFQFYPNPITVHTTIRIHTPYSGEAQLIVFDTNGRPMENLNLSFPTSGTYDIPWNKGLYSPGEYFCKLKFGAKELTHKLLIQN; encoded by the coding sequence ATGAAAATTATTGTGAAAAATTTATTCATCCTATTTGTTTGGTGGTGCGCTGAAACGATTATGGCACAAAATCTTTTGATTGAAGACTTTCTGTATGATCCTGTGGACAGTCTTGAAAATCAAGGATCTTGGTTTAGATCCGGCAGTAATACTGAATACAATATTAAGGTAGTATCTGTTGGATTAAATTATTCAGATTACGTTGGTTCAGGAAAAGGAAATAGCTGTTTGATAGAGAATTCCGGAAATGGCGATGTACTTCTTCATAATTTGAAATCCAAGGTAGAATCCGGTGATTTATATATGTCATTTATGTTTAGAACGGACAGTTTAGCTGCTACTATGACGGAAGGATATCCTATATGCTTCGATCAGGGAGGGCCAGCTACCAATAATAATACAAGGCTTTTTATTAAGAGGGAATCTGATGCCATCTTTCAGTTAGGTGTTTCAAAGTATGGTGAATCAACAAGTTATATTAATGCAAACTTCGAAATTGGCAAGACTTATCTCATTGTATTGAAATATAGCTATCTTGCTGGAACCGACAATGATGTTTCTAGCTTGTACGTGTTTGAGACTGGAATTCCAGCTCTGGAACCCGCACAACCGGACGCATCAAATAACCATGGAGAGGATATGCCTGATCAGGGCCAAATAAGCTTATCCAATAATTACGCCCAATCTGGACTCGAAGGTTGTAAAATTTTTATAGATGGTATCAGAGTAGGAACATCTTGGGAAACCAGTGTTCTGTCCATGATAAGTTCTTTAGAGTCCAATCATGACAAGGATCAATTGGCTTTTCAATTTTATCCCAACCCTATAACGGTTCATACAACAATCCGCATTCATACACCATATTCTGGAGAAGCACAACTCATTGTTTTTGACACAAATGGACGTCCAATGGAAAATCTAAATCTGAGTTTTCCGACCAGTGGGACTTATGATATTCCATGGAACAAAGGTTTGTATTCTCCGGGGGAATATTTTTGCAAATTGAAATTTGGAGCTAAAGAGCTAACGCATAAGCTTTTAATACAAAACTGA
- a CDS encoding aquaporin, with the protein MKKLLVEFIGSLIIAFILVIAAMQDSWTHLSFAVGLVYMAMVYAGGHISGGHFNPAISLAVFLRGRMSLRELPGFILVQFLGSSLGAALGLLSITVKQPAGIVLDADVVPAMLCELLGTFVLCFVFLNVASSRTTIGNSFYGLSLGGIMIGGMMTLGKISGGAFNPALGLSLGISNISGFGNIWVHWVAEVTAAVAAAFCFIWIHGRDN; encoded by the coding sequence ATGAAAAAATTGTTGGTAGAATTTATTGGAAGCCTGATCATTGCATTCATTTTGGTGATTGCAGCCATGCAGGATTCATGGACCCATTTGTCATTTGCAGTGGGCCTTGTGTACATGGCCATGGTTTATGCAGGTGGTCATATTTCAGGTGGACATTTTAATCCCGCGATTAGTCTAGCCGTATTTCTACGGGGCAGAATGTCTCTTAGAGAATTACCCGGGTTTATACTGGTTCAATTTCTGGGATCTTCATTAGGTGCTGCGCTGGGTTTGCTCTCCATTACAGTCAAACAACCTGCCGGTATCGTGCTCGATGCGGATGTGGTTCCTGCAATGCTTTGTGAACTTCTTGGGACATTCGTACTTTGTTTTGTATTTCTGAATGTGGCTTCATCGAGAACTACCATAGGTAATTCTTTCTATGGATTATCCCTTGGAGGAATCATGATAGGCGGAATGATGACTTTGGGAAAAATTTCAGGAGGAGCATTTAATCCGGCCCTTGGTCTAAGTCTTGGGATCAGCAATATTTCCGGATTTGGCAATATCTGGGTGCATTGGGTGGCGGAGGTGACAGCAGCAGTGGCTGCAGCTTTTTGCTTTATATGGATTCATGGTCGAGATAATTGA
- a CDS encoding cytochrome c oxidase subunit 3 — MSSEHLAHSHDTHASTQASWMGGSEPFKASYGKLMMWYFLLSDAFTFSAFLVAYGTLRFSMPTWPVPDFVFSTLPFGIHHKPLIFVTIMTFVLIMSSVTMVRAVQEGHRENKKGIVFWMLLTIVGGLMFLGCQAWEWTTLIKGENMSITKNPFGTHTESGVYLEGDGHDIKEGDRFKAGQSYLIHYHDGHYTPLKYKTDDGEVKVQQMGPKAFGALFFFITGFHGFHVFSGVVFLLIIMLNVASGIYARRNNGYEMVEKIGLYWHFVDLVWVFVFLVFYLL; from the coding sequence ATGTCTTCAGAACATTTAGCGCATTCACATGATACCCATGCTTCGACCCAAGCAAGTTGGATGGGAGGCAGCGAGCCTTTCAAGGCCAGTTATGGCAAGCTTATGATGTGGTACTTTCTGTTGTCAGACGCATTTACCTTTTCCGCATTTTTGGTGGCCTATGGAACCCTGCGTTTTAGTATGCCAACCTGGCCTGTTCCGGATTTTGTATTTTCAACCCTTCCCTTTGGTATTCATCACAAGCCTTTGATTTTTGTGACGATCATGACCTTCGTTTTGATCATGAGTTCTGTGACCATGGTGAGAGCAGTTCAGGAAGGACATCGTGAGAATAAAAAGGGAATCGTATTTTGGATGTTGCTGACCATTGTGGGCGGACTGATGTTTCTTGGTTGCCAGGCTTGGGAATGGACCACTTTGATTAAAGGTGAGAATATGTCAATCACCAAGAATCCATTCGGTACCCATACAGAAAGTGGTGTATATCTGGAAGGAGATGGTCACGACATTAAAGAAGGGGATAGATTTAAAGCAGGACAGTCATATCTTATTCACTACCATGACGGACATTATACCCCGTTGAAATATAAGACTGACGATGGAGAAGTGAAGGTACAGCAAATGGGACCAAAAGCCTTTGGTGCGCTATTCTTTTTCATTACTGGATTTCATGGATTTCACGTTTTTAGTGGGGTGGTATTTCTATTGATTATCATGCTCAATGTGGCGAGTGGCATTTATGCTCGCCGCAACAACGGCTATGAAATGGTAGAAAAAATAGGCCTTTATTGGCACTTTGTAGATTTGGTTTGGGTGTTTGTGTTTTTGGTGTTTTACTTATTATAA
- a CDS encoding DUF420 domain-containing protein — protein MISPGNLKMMNRMATLISVVVLLVVVFMRRIHIDTKIDFSFLPPFYSTLNALAAICLMIAYIHIKNKRIAEHKRMIMIALGISALFLVSYVVYHITTPETKYCGEGWLRSVYFPLLISHIVLAAISFPFILFTFIRGYSMQVDRHRRMAKWVFPIWLYVCLSGPVCYLMLKPCYV, from the coding sequence ATGATCAGTCCGGGCAATCTGAAGATGATGAACAGGATGGCAACTCTAATTAGCGTTGTTGTATTGCTGGTGGTGGTGTTTATGAGGCGAATACACATAGACACTAAGATTGATTTTTCTTTTCTTCCTCCTTTTTACAGCACACTAAATGCCCTGGCCGCTATTTGTTTGATGATTGCATATATCCACATAAAAAATAAAAGAATTGCAGAACATAAAAGAATGATCATGATTGCATTGGGAATTTCTGCCTTGTTTCTGGTAAGCTATGTTGTCTACCACATCACAACTCCAGAGACAAAGTACTGCGGTGAAGGTTGGTTGAGGTCTGTTTATTTCCCCTTGTTAATAAGCCATATTGTTCTTGCAGCAATAAGTTTTCCATTTATTCTTTTTACCTTTATTCGCGGATACAGCATGCAGGTAGACAGGCACAGGAGAATGGCCAAATGGGTATTTCCCATTTGGTTGTATGTTTGCCTTTCTGGCCCCGTTTGTTATTTGATGCTAAAGCCTTGTTATGTATAA
- a CDS encoding BRCT domain-containing protein — protein sequence MTQQIKIALVLIILIGLPLFAYYFLQSGTRMRKEAMEALKPKIAISHFQNTDWKDRTISEDSLKGSKWLVAVLGADSMNRDHVQKLIKLNQQSSEEFTQKTYLIAGMNSGETADYLNALLSVPIHDPKWIISYMAADHVFPFSASVFGIPEEYKNTSVAIFLDDKQQIRNYYKLSDSEDVKKLVRHLPVFLSLKK from the coding sequence ATGACCCAGCAGATTAAAATAGCGCTTGTTCTAATCATTCTGATAGGACTACCCTTGTTTGCTTATTATTTTTTACAGTCTGGTACCAGAATGAGGAAAGAGGCAATGGAGGCTTTGAAACCCAAAATCGCAATATCCCATTTTCAAAACACAGATTGGAAAGATAGGACCATCTCAGAGGATTCTCTGAAAGGGAGTAAATGGCTAGTGGCTGTTTTGGGAGCTGATTCGATGAACAGGGATCACGTCCAAAAGCTGATAAAACTCAATCAACAATCATCTGAAGAATTTACCCAAAAAACCTATTTGATCGCAGGAATGAATTCCGGAGAAACTGCAGATTATCTCAACGCACTCTTGTCCGTACCGATTCACGATCCTAAATGGATTATCAGCTATATGGCAGCCGACCACGTATTTCCATTTAGTGCATCTGTATTTGGAATTCCGGAAGAATACAAAAATACATCTGTCGCTATTTTTTTAGATGACAAACAACAAATCAGAAATTATTACAAACTTTCAGATTCGGAAGATGTCAAGAAATTAGTAAGGCATTTACCGGTTTTTCTCAGTTTAAAAAAATAA
- a CDS encoding TIGR02206 family membrane protein, whose protein sequence is MPHEHYLIPTYSLMWWGGIILGLGFYSGLAKLGSYFKSIGKEELFRRALFVVFFVREILIHVYYLVTGHFNIQESLPLHLCGLSYLACLVCLYKPQMLLYEYLLMLGSVGALMSFLTPEMTHGYSPFLLFDYYLSHGLILFTPLYLFFVLHIRPRVRSWLYVLVFGNIVLGTVGLINYLIGSNYIYLCEPPKVDNVLITGKFPYHIIGFEVIGSAFVLLIYYIFRRLRFNLFSTGLKNIKWV, encoded by the coding sequence ATGCCTCACGAACATTATTTAATTCCGACATACTCCTTGATGTGGTGGGGTGGCATTATATTAGGTCTGGGATTTTACAGTGGTTTGGCAAAATTAGGAAGCTATTTTAAGTCAATTGGCAAGGAAGAACTTTTTCGCCGGGCATTGTTTGTCGTATTTTTTGTTCGTGAAATACTCATCCACGTATACTATTTGGTCACAGGTCATTTCAATATACAAGAATCCCTGCCCCTTCATCTTTGCGGACTCTCTTATTTAGCTTGTCTGGTTTGTTTGTACAAACCCCAAATGCTTCTTTACGAATATCTTTTAATGCTTGGAAGTGTGGGAGCGCTTATGAGTTTTCTGACTCCGGAAATGACGCATGGTTATTCACCATTTTTGTTGTTTGATTATTATTTGAGTCATGGATTGATACTTTTTACACCACTCTATTTGTTTTTTGTATTGCATATTCGACCCAGGGTTCGTTCCTGGTTGTATGTTCTGGTATTTGGCAACATTGTTTTAGGAACGGTGGGTTTAATCAATTATCTCATTGGGTCAAATTATATTTACTTATGCGAACCTCCAAAAGTGGACAATGTCCTGATTACGGGTAAGTTTCCTTATCATATCATTGGATTTGAAGTCATCGGTTCAGCTTTTGTTCTCCTGATTTACTATATTTTCAGAAGACTCCGGTTTAATTTGTTTTCAACCGGTCTAAAAAACATCAAATGGGTCTAA
- a CDS encoding cupin domain-containing protein: MEKKSKMAEWKNFGTSDEVREFPKGRLELIQIGGATIGRGIFEPGWRWTTSVQPLAKTHSCEAPHFQYHVSGILRIKMDDGTEFDCKPGDVSLLPSGHDAWTIGNEPAVVIDFQGMIDFAKHLS; the protein is encoded by the coding sequence ATGGAGAAGAAATCAAAAATGGCTGAGTGGAAAAATTTTGGAACATCTGATGAAGTCAGGGAATTCCCAAAAGGACGTTTGGAGCTTATTCAGATAGGGGGAGCCACAATCGGCCGAGGCATCTTTGAGCCTGGTTGGCGGTGGACAACTTCCGTGCAACCACTGGCCAAAACCCACAGTTGTGAAGCCCCACATTTTCAATACCATGTTTCTGGTATTCTTAGAATTAAGATGGATGACGGAACAGAGTTCGACTGTAAACCAGGTGATGTTTCTCTGCTTCCCTCGGGTCATGATGCTTGGACCATTGGAAATGAACCCGCTGTGGTAATTGATTTTCAGGGTATGATTGACTTTGCGAAACATCTATCATAA
- the purB gene encoding adenylosuccinate lyase has protein sequence MGLIQISPIDGRYFQKVIELSDYFSEHALFKYRVQVEVLYLLELCKTKELSLNPLTSDQELSLTNCFEAFSLDDSRRIKEIESITRHDVKAVEYFLREKLSSLGLDRLHEMIHFGLTSQDINNTAIPMILRDATNEVLVPCLQKLIEQIRSFSFAHRNIPMLARTHGQPASPTGLGKELAVFVERLELQLATLKSTAFTGKFGGATGNFNAHKLSFPQINWPQWADDFLKKKLHIGRQRLTTQIAHYDEIAQWCHALIRINTILIDFSRDLWTYISMDYFTQKVIAGEVGSSAMPHKVNPIDFENAEGNFGMANTILHFMAEKLPISRLQRDLTDSTVLRNIGTPAAHILIGLKSLMHGLSKLQVNSVKIRSDLDQQWIILAEAIQSILRRENIEHPYELLKNLTQGKSAIKQSDLFEFVETLDISDSVKNEIKNLRPDNYIGYAEEF, from the coding sequence ATGGGTCTAATTCAAATTTCACCAATAGACGGTCGTTATTTCCAAAAAGTCATCGAACTGAGTGACTATTTTTCTGAACACGCACTCTTTAAATACCGCGTTCAGGTTGAAGTTCTTTACTTGTTAGAGCTGTGTAAAACCAAAGAACTTTCATTAAATCCCCTTACCAGCGATCAGGAGTTGTCCTTAACTAATTGTTTTGAAGCTTTCTCACTTGATGACTCTCGCAGGATAAAAGAAATTGAATCCATCACTCGCCACGATGTCAAAGCTGTTGAGTATTTTCTCCGTGAAAAACTAAGCAGTCTGGGCTTGGACCGGCTTCACGAAATGATTCATTTTGGCCTCACCTCTCAAGACATAAACAATACCGCCATCCCTATGATATTGAGGGATGCTACCAATGAAGTACTTGTTCCATGTCTGCAAAAATTGATAGAGCAAATTAGGTCATTTTCCTTTGCCCATCGCAATATACCCATGCTGGCCAGGACCCACGGACAACCTGCCAGCCCAACTGGACTGGGTAAAGAGTTGGCTGTATTTGTTGAAAGATTAGAATTGCAACTAGCTACTCTTAAATCCACCGCGTTTACTGGAAAATTTGGTGGAGCAACAGGTAATTTTAATGCGCATAAATTGAGTTTTCCTCAAATTAACTGGCCTCAGTGGGCTGATGATTTTTTAAAGAAAAAATTGCACATCGGGAGGCAAAGACTAACCACCCAAATTGCGCATTACGATGAAATCGCTCAATGGTGTCACGCATTGATCCGAATTAATACCATACTTATTGATTTTAGCCGTGATCTATGGACTTACATTTCCATGGATTACTTTACCCAAAAAGTAATTGCGGGAGAAGTAGGCTCATCTGCAATGCCACACAAGGTCAATCCAATTGATTTTGAAAATGCAGAAGGCAATTTTGGAATGGCCAATACCATCCTCCATTTCATGGCTGAGAAACTGCCAATTTCCAGACTCCAAAGGGATTTAACGGATAGTACTGTTTTGCGCAATATTGGAACTCCGGCAGCCCACATCCTCATAGGGTTAAAATCCTTGATGCATGGTTTGTCCAAATTGCAAGTAAACAGTGTTAAAATCCGTTCGGATTTGGATCAGCAATGGATTATCCTTGCAGAAGCAATTCAAAGTATCCTAAGAAGGGAAAACATTGAGCATCCTTACGAATTACTCAAAAACCTGACACAAGGAAAAAGTGCCATCAAACAATCTGATTTATTTGAGTTTGTGGAAACACTTGACATTTCCGATTCTGTAAAAAATGAAATTAAAAATTTACGTCCCGACAATTACATTGGCTATGCAGAAGAGTTCTAA
- a CDS encoding cytochrome C oxidase subunit IV family protein: MGHLSYEEGKKVVFKGLIILGIVTLVEVFVALLGKGYIVDGFHLPVWLMYLAMIGMSLYKAYFIVYEFMHMRYEVPGLVKSVLLPTLLLIWMVIAFFVEGGTWRKWRAQANDRPIASFFSPVEKESTHGDGHHDAPEHKEHTGSAVTDSLVTTPIDTTGGTHIDETKEGKKH, from the coding sequence ATGGGACATTTAAGTTACGAAGAAGGCAAGAAAGTTGTTTTTAAAGGATTGATCATACTGGGTATTGTTACCCTTGTGGAGGTATTTGTTGCTTTATTAGGGAAAGGATATATTGTTGATGGATTTCATCTACCCGTTTGGCTAATGTATCTGGCCATGATTGGAATGAGTCTGTATAAAGCATATTTTATTGTTTACGAATTTATGCATATGCGGTATGAAGTTCCAGGCTTGGTTAAATCTGTGTTGCTACCAACTTTGTTGTTGATTTGGATGGTGATTGCTTTTTTTGTGGAAGGAGGTACCTGGAGAAAATGGAGAGCTCAAGCCAATGACAGACCAATCGCTTCGTTTTTTTCTCCGGTTGAAAAGGAAAGCACCCATGGAGATGGTCATCATGACGCACCAGAGCATAAAGAACATACCGGCTCAGCAGTGACTGATAGTTTGGTCACAACGCCTATAGATACTACCGGTGGTACTCACATTGATGAAACAAAAGAAGGGAAGAAGCATTGA